A genomic window from Glaciihabitans sp. INWT7 includes:
- a CDS encoding dihydroorotase produces MTETILVRAATLVDGTSTDILVRDGHIAELGRAIFASADRLIDGAGLIALPGLVDLHTHLREPGFEQSETVLSGSRAAAIGGFTAVHAMANTSPVADTAGVVEQVMSLGDRHGYVTVRPIGAVTRGLEGQQLSEIGAMANSRARVRVFSDDGKCVSDPLLMRRALEYVKTFGGVIAQHAQEPRLTEGAQMNEGTLSGELGLAGWPAVAEEAIIARDVLLAQHVGARLHVCHLSTAGSVEVVRWAKARGIDVTAEVTPHHLLLTEQLAASYDSRYKVNPPLRRDEDVRAVREGLADGTIDIVATDHAPHPVEAKDCEWEAAAFGMVGLESALSVVQASVVDTGLLDWADVARVFSRTPAAIGQLEGYERGIAVGAPASFTLYDPSVSRVFDTAQLRGKGLNSPFLATSLPGRVVTTIHRGYATVLDGELVDPEAVAAAARAFDQAGARNG; encoded by the coding sequence ATGACCGAGACCATCCTGGTGAGGGCGGCGACTCTCGTGGACGGCACGAGCACCGACATCCTGGTTCGTGACGGGCACATCGCCGAGCTCGGCCGGGCGATCTTCGCCTCAGCGGATCGGCTCATCGACGGCGCCGGCCTGATCGCCCTCCCCGGCCTCGTCGACCTGCACACCCACCTGCGCGAGCCCGGGTTCGAGCAGAGCGAGACCGTACTGAGCGGTTCGCGCGCGGCCGCGATCGGCGGATTCACTGCGGTGCACGCCATGGCGAACACCTCACCGGTCGCCGACACGGCCGGTGTCGTCGAGCAGGTGATGTCCCTCGGTGACCGCCACGGCTACGTGACGGTGCGGCCGATCGGAGCCGTCACCCGCGGCCTGGAAGGCCAACAGCTCAGCGAGATCGGGGCGATGGCGAACAGCCGCGCCCGCGTCCGGGTGTTCTCCGACGACGGCAAGTGCGTCTCCGATCCGCTGCTGATGCGGCGTGCGCTCGAATATGTGAAGACCTTCGGCGGAGTCATCGCCCAGCACGCCCAGGAGCCCCGCCTCACCGAGGGTGCCCAGATGAACGAGGGCACACTCTCCGGCGAACTGGGGCTGGCCGGTTGGCCGGCCGTGGCCGAAGAGGCGATCATCGCCCGCGACGTGCTCCTCGCCCAGCACGTGGGAGCCCGCCTGCACGTGTGCCACCTGTCCACCGCCGGGTCTGTCGAGGTCGTGCGCTGGGCGAAGGCGCGCGGCATCGACGTGACGGCCGAGGTCACACCACATCACCTTCTACTCACCGAGCAGCTGGCGGCGAGTTACGACTCGCGCTACAAGGTGAACCCCCCGCTGCGCCGGGACGAGGATGTGCGCGCCGTGCGCGAGGGACTCGCCGACGGCACCATCGACATCGTCGCCACCGACCATGCGCCGCATCCGGTCGAGGCGAAGGACTGCGAGTGGGAGGCAGCCGCCTTTGGGATGGTCGGCCTCGAGTCCGCCCTCAGCGTGGTGCAGGCCTCCGTCGTGGACACCGGGCTGCTCGACTGGGCCGATGTCGCCCGGGTCTTCTCCCGTACCCCGGCGGCGATCGGACAGCTCGAGGGCTACGAGCGGGGAATCGCGGTCGGCGCTCCGGCATCTTTCACGCTCTACGATCCGAGCGTGAGCCGGGTCTTCGACACGGCACAGCTGCGGGGCAAGGGGCTCAATTCTCCCTTCCTCGCCACGAGCCTTCCCGGACGGGTCGTGACCACGATCCACCGGGGCTACGCCACAGTGCTCGACGGCGAACTGGTCGATCCGGAGGCGGTCGCCGCGGCGGCTCGCGCGTTCGACCAGGCGGGAGCCCGCAATGGATAG